The sequence GCGTCGATGGCATCCACTTACATAGGCCAATGCCCATGAAGTATAGACCAGTCAGCGGAACGGCTAACAGCAACATACTAATCGGATCGGACGGCGTCAAAATCATCGACAGGAAGAAGATCACCAACACCGACACGCGCCAGTTGGAAGTATAGGCCTCGATGCTGAAGATACCGATTCGGTTCAACAACAACATCACCAGCGGCAACTGGAAACTAATCCCGAAACCCAACGGCAACATGATCACAAATCCCATCCACTCGCTAATTCGCGGACGAGGATCGATACCGGTCATCAAGTTAAAGCTAAACAAAAAGTCGAGGACCGGCGTAAAAGCCAGAAAATAGGCGATGCATGCCCCACCAAAAAAGAGCCCCAAACTAAACGGCATGAAGATCCACACATATTTCTTTTCATGCGGATAAAGACCAGCCGCGACGAATTGCCACAGATGCCAGAAAATGAATGGGCTGGCCAAGATCGCGCCAAAAACGATGCCCGCTTTCATCCAGATCATGAACACTTCTTCGACGCGTAGCGCTTCTGTCGAAGGTTCGATCCGCTGCCAAGTCCGCAAGCGAACGGGCTCGGCCACCGGCAAGACTTTGGCCTCCTGCAGAGCCTTCCGCACATCCAGCTCTTTGTCGGTTTTCTTTTTCTCGTCCGCAGGTTTTTTTGTCGGCTCGGCCTCTTCTTTAGACTCGGCTGCCGGGGCAATCTCTTTGTCTTTGCCCTGCGCGTCCTTATTAGGTGGCGTGTAATTCGCCAAACGCTTGATTTCGTCCGGCTCGACCCAGACGTCGACCGGTGCCCAGTCTTTATCTTTCAGTTCTTTTAAGACCTCCGCCTCCTGAGCTTCGGTTAATTGAATGCCGAGGTTTTCTTCCAAGCGAGCAATCGACTTCTTTTGGTAGTAGCGTACCAAAGCCTCCTGAATGGGCTGCTCGATAAACTTGACCACATCGGCCCCACAATAGAGCCCGATGGCAACGCCCACGCCCAGCCAAATAACGGCCTTGAAAAGACACGAGCGGAGCTCTTCGAGATGGTCGCCGAACGACATCGAAGAGCCTTCAAAGAAATCGTCGTTGATCTTGCTGTTCATTCCGGGAAGCCTCGCTTCAGGAAGCGCGTATTACGAGTTCACAGTGGGGAAGAATGGGCAGCGGTAAGCTTATGCCTGAGTGGATCTGGCTGTTCGACGACCACCGAACTATCGGCGATCGCTACGCACCATCGAAGCAAACAGGTTGTCTCACCATGTCGGTGGTTACTTGCCGGCACCCCGAAAGAGCACTACGCGCGACAGCAGTGGGGCATAGATATAGGCCGGTCCTGCCACCTGACATGGATTCCATCCTAACAACACGCCGCAGATGTTACAATAACCATGGATCGCCAACCGAGCATCGCTTGCCGTGCTTGTCACCCTGGATAATCGTTACGATCGCACCCTAAGAGGAAAACGCTGTGCCGCTGAACTATCCCCTGATTTTTGAACCAACCTTTCGCGACTATATCTGGGGCGGTCGCCGATTGGCGACCGTGCTAGGCAAACCCCTTCCTGCGGAAGGCGATTTCGCGGAGAGCTGGGAAATTGTCGACCATGGAGACGATCAAAGCATCGTAGCGAACGGCCCGCTAAAGGGGAAAACGTTGGGGACGTTGGTCAAAGACTTCCCCCAAGACCTCTTCGGCAGCAAACCGGCGACGGGCACCTTTCCGCTGCTGTTTAAATTTCTCGATGCCAATCGCGATCTCTCGATCCAGGTTCACCCCGACGACGTCATGGGCGCCACGCTCGATCCGCCTGATTTGGGCAAGACCGAAGCCTGGTACATCCTAGACGCCGAGCCAGGCGCCAAGGTTTACGTCGGTCTCAAAGACGAAGTCACGCGCGAAGCCC comes from Bremerella cremea and encodes:
- the tatC gene encoding twin-arginine translocase subunit TatC, whose translation is MNSKINDDFFEGSSMSFGDHLEELRSCLFKAVIWLGVGVAIGLYCGADVVKFIEQPIQEALVRYYQKKSIARLEENLGIQLTEAQEAEVLKELKDKDWAPVDVWVEPDEIKRLANYTPPNKDAQGKDKEIAPAAESKEEAEPTKKPADEKKKTDKELDVRKALQEAKVLPVAEPVRLRTWQRIEPSTEALRVEEVFMIWMKAGIVFGAILASPFIFWHLWQFVAAGLYPHEKKYVWIFMPFSLGLFFGGACIAYFLAFTPVLDFLFSFNLMTGIDPRPRISEWMGFVIMLPLGFGISFQLPLVMLLLNRIGIFSIEAYTSNWRVSVLVIFFLSMILTPSDPISMLLLAVPLTGLYFMGIGLCKWMPSTRAPFPEAK